The following coding sequences are from one Anabas testudineus chromosome 16, fAnaTes1.2, whole genome shotgun sequence window:
- the yrdc gene encoding yrdC domain-containing protein, mitochondrial gives MKSVCSFATELFKSRRVHCSAAVCRLQTDMCKELKTPVLRLLPPTCNGPSVENNLTDGAEILRCTVKALKEGRVVAVPTDTIYGLACLAQNSEAIRRTYDIKGRNGQKPLAICVGEIQDIYRYCKVKVKKELLGDLLPGPVTLVFERSDVLNADLNPFTSLVGVRIPGHAFMRRLCQMCGEPLALTSANISSQTSTVEVHEFQELWPKLAVVVDGGPIGGQSRLGSTVVDLSVLGKYRIIRPGCALASTVDVLERKYGLSVQLKE, from the exons ATGAAGTCGGTTTGTAGTTTCGCCACTGAACTGTTCAAATCCAGGAGAGTTCACTGCTCAGCTGCGGTTTGCCGGCTCCAAACAGACATGTGTAAAGAGCTGAAGACTCCAGTGCTGCGTTTACTGCCTCCGACCTGCAACGGGCCGAGTGTCGAGAACAACCTCACAG ATGGTGCTGAAATCCTGAGGTGCACGGTTAAGGCTCTGAAGGAAGGCCGTGTTGTTGCTGTGCCCACTGACACCATCTATGGCCTGGCCTGCCTCGCCCAGAACTCTGAAGCCATCAGAAGAACGTATGACATCAAAGGCCGAAATGGGCAGAAACCACTGGCGATTTGTGTTGGAGAAATTCAGGATATCTACAG GTACTGTAAAGTGAAGGTAAAGAAAGAGCTGCTCGGCGACCTGCTGCCCGGTCCTGTCACTCTGGTGTTTGAAAGATCTGATGTGCTGAACGCAGATCTCAACCCATTTACTTCG CTAGTAGGCGTACGTATCCCAGGCCATGCATTTATGAGGCGCCTTTGCCAGATGTGTGGGGAGCCACTGGCACTTACCAGCGCCAACATCAGCTCACAAACCAGCACGGTGGAAGTACAT GAGTTCCAGGAGCTCTGGCCCAAACTGGCTGTGGTGGTGGATGGCGGACCAATAGGAGGCCAGAGCCGCCTTGGATCAACAGTGGTTGATTTATCAGTTCTTGGCAAGTACCGCATTATCAGACCTGGCTG TGCCCTTGCGTCTACGGTCGATGTGCTGGAGCGGAAATATGGACTGTCAGTTCAGCTGAAAGAATGA
- the LOC113169667 gene encoding glycoprotein endo-alpha-1,2-mannosidase-like protein, protein MARLRRKACIAFFLFTLFIFGTMMGLRTLKPSDGFSDLAPGLEFLPMTGGKMDRRSVSRDATPSPGQARPAGSNTKAILSNAGPEGTVFYDVHIFYYIWYGNPHMDGKYIHWDHILVPHWDPKIASSYPRGRHMPPEDIGSSFYPELSPYSSRDPDVLESHMEQIGASAAGVLVLSWYPPGLADDNGEPAEDLVSAVLDAAYRHSLKVAFHIQPYRGRNDQSVHDNVKYIIDRYGDHGAFYKFTSSTGKSLPMFYIYDSYLTPPESWSEFLTPTGSHSVRGSAYDSIFIALIVEERHKHDILAGGFDGMYTYFASNGFSFGSSHQNWKAIKAFCDGNNLLFIPSVGPGYIDTSIRPWNNHNTRNRVNGRYYETALQAALNVRPEIVTITSFNEWHEGTQIERAVPKKTVTRVYLDYQPHGPDHYLDLTRRWVEQFNKEKEQWLM, encoded by the exons ATGGCAAGACTTCGGAGGAAAGCCTGCATAGCCTTCTTTCTATTTACGCTATTCATCTTTGGGACCATGATGGGGCTGAGGACCCTGAAACCCAGTGACGGCTTCTCGGATCTGGCTCCGGGCTTGGAGTTCCTTCCTATGACAGGAGGAAAGATGGACCGGCGCTCCGTCTCCCGTGACGCCACCCCGTCCCCGGGTCAAGCTCGCCCCGCTGGCAGCAACACCAAAGCAATATTGTCCAATGCCGGCCCCGAGGGGACTGTATTTTATGATGTTCATATCTTTTACTACATCTGGTACGGCAACCCGCATATGGACGGCAAGTACATTCACTGGGACCACATCCTGGTGCCACACTGGGACCCCAAGATTGCATCCAGTTACCCGAGAGGGAGACACATGCCGCCCGAAGACATCGGCTCAAGTTTCTACCCCGAACTCAGCCCGTACAGCTCGAGGGACCCGGACGTGTTGGAGTCCCACATGGAGCAGATCGGAGCATCTGCTGCAG gGGTCCTGGTCCTGTCTTGGTATCCTCCCGGCCTGGCCGATGACAACGGGGAACCTGCTGAGGATTTGGTATCGGCTGTACTGGATGCTGCATATAGACACAGCCTTAAG GTTGCATTTCACATCCAACCATACAGAGGACGAAATGACCAGAGCGTCCACGACAACGTCAAGTACATCATTGACAG GTATGGTGACCACGGAGCCTTCTACAAATTTACTTCCAGCACAGGGAAGAGTCTTCCTATGTTTTACATCTATGACTCCTACCTAACTCCTCCGGAGTCCTGGTCTGAATTTTTGACTCCCACTGGTTCCCACAGTGTGCGCGGCTCAGCCTACGACTCCATTTTCATTGCCCTGATTGTGGAGGAGCGCCACAAACACGACATTCTTGCAGGTGGATTTGATGGCATGTACACCTATTTTGCCTCCAACGGCTTCTCATTTGGTTCCTCTCACCAAAACTGGAAGGCCATCAAAGCTTTCTGTGATGGCAACAATCTCCTTTTTATCCCCAGCGTGGGTCCTGGTTATATTGACACCAGCATCCGGCCGTGGAACAACCACAACACACGCAACCGGGTGAACGGCCGTTATTATGAGACAGCTCTGCAGGCAGCACTGAATGTGCGTCCAGAGATTGTCACTATCACATCCTTCAACGAATGGCATGAGGGGACACAGATAGAGAGGGCTGTGCCTAAAAAAACAGTGACCCGTGTGTACTTGGACTATCAGCCACATGGCCCTGATCACTACCTGGATCTGACGCGCCGCTGGGTGGAGCAGTTCAACAAAGAGAAGGAGCAATGGCTCATGTGA